The following are encoded together in the Phaseolus vulgaris cultivar G19833 chromosome 9, P. vulgaris v2.0, whole genome shotgun sequence genome:
- the LOC137822865 gene encoding cationic amino acid transporter 1-like — translation MDGGGVRKRRGCSVQKNDFLPEESFKSWGNYKAALLETPRRLKDRFLTRSNERVEIGEMTVRSSHQMKKTLNWWDLIWLGVGSVIGAGIFVLTGMEARNVTGPAVILSFVVSGFSAMLSVFCYTEFAVEIPVAGGSFAYLRVELGDFVAFIAAGNILLEYVISCAAVARSWTSYFATLCNKNPDDFRIVIHNMNSNYSHLDPIAVLVLVLVCILAVRSTKGSSIFNYIASVVHIIIIVFIVITGLIHAKPQNYVPFAPFGVRGVFQASAVLYFAYVGFDAVATMAEETKNPSRDIPIGLVGSMLIATLAYCLLAATLCLMQPYTNIDVNAPFSVAFSAIGWDWAKYIVSLGALKGMTTVLLVTAVGQARYLTHISRTHMMPPWFAFVDEHTGTPVNATIFLVLISALIGFFTDLEVLSNLLSISTLFIFMLVAVALLVRRYYSSGVTTKSNQIKLIVFIVVIIGSSCGISSYWALSDGWIGYAVFCPIWVLATGGLWLLVPKAKEPKLWGVPLVPWLPSISIFINIFLLGSIDKDSFIRFAFWTVLLLVYYVLLGLHASYDKAKEFEAQSSAQRGVNTLEDGVVVSST, via the exons ATGGACGGAGGAGGAGTGCGGAAGAGGAGGGGTTGCTCCGTTCAGAAAAACGACTTCCTCCCGGAGGAATCGTTCAAGAGCTGGGGGAACTACAAGGCGGCGCTGCTGGAAACGCCGCGGAGGCTCAAGGACCGATTCCTCACGCGATCCAATGAGCGAGTGGAGATCGGCGAGATGACGGTGCGTAGCAGCCACCAGATGAAGAAGACGCTCAACTGGTGGGACCTCATCTGGCTCGGCGTCGGCTCCGTCATCGGCGCCGGAATATTTGTCCTCACCGGAATGGAGGCCAGGAACGTCACCGGTCCCGCCGTCATCTTGTCCTTCGTCGTGTCCGGTTTCTCCGCCATGCTTTCCGTCTTCTGTTACACAGAGTTTGCCGTCGAAATCCCCGTTGCCG gtGGGTCATTTGCCTACTTGAGAGTGGAGCTAGGAGACTTTGTGGCCTTCATAGCCGCCGGAAACATCCTTCTTGAGTACGTAATAAGTTGTGCCGCAGTAGCAAGGTCATGGACCTCATACTTCGCCACCCTTTGCAACAAAAACCCTGATGATTTTCGCATAGTGATCCATAACATGAACTCCAATTATAGCCACCTTGACCCTATAGCTGTTCTCGTCCTTGTACTCGTATGCATCCTTGCGGTTCGCAGCACCAAAGGCTCTTCAATCTTCAACTACATTGCCTCAGTTGTACACATAATCATCATTGTCTTCATAGTCATAACGGGTCTTATCCACGCCAAGCCTCAAAACTACGTCCCCTTTGCACCCTTCGGTGTCAGGGGCGTGTTCCAAGCCTCAGCTGTTCTCTACTTTGCCTACGTGGGGTTTGATGCTGTTGCAACCATGGCTGAAGAGACCAAGAACCCTTCAAGGGACATTCCAATTGGGCTTGTGGGCTCAATGTTGATCGCCACATTGGCGTATTGCTTGCTTGCAGCCACACTCTGCCTCATGCAACCGTATACCAATATAGACGTGAACGCACCCTTTTCGGTGGCGTTTAGTGCTATTGGGTGGGATTGGGCTAAGTACATTGTTTCGTTGGGGGCTTTGAAGGGAATGACCACTGTGTTGTTGGTGACTGCTGTGGGTCAAGCTCGCTATCTGACTCACATTTCACGCACACACATGATGCCTCCTTGGTTTGCTTTTGTGGATGAGCACACTGGGACACCTGTGAATGCCACAATTTTCCTGGTTCTGATCTCAGCTCTGATTGGTTTCTTCACTGACCTTGAGGTTCTCTCTAACCTCTTGTCGATCTCCACTCTCTTCATCTTCATGTTGGTGGCAGTTGCTCTGCTTGTGCGTAGGTACTACTCGAGTGGAGTCACAACAAAGAGCAACCAAATCAAGCTCATTGTGTTCATCGTGGTGATCATTGGCTCTTCATGTGGGATTTCATCTTATTGGGCACTAAGTGATGGTTGGATTGGTTATGCTGTTTTTTGTCCAATTTGGGTTTTAGCTACAGGAGGGCTTTGGCTTCTTGTTCCAAAGGCAAAGGAGCCAAAACTTTGGGGGGTGCCTTTGGTTCCATGGCTACCTTCCATATctatttttattaacatattCCTTCTTGGATCTATAGATAAAGATTCGTTTATTAGGTTTGCTTTTTGGACAGTGCTTCTCCTGGTTTACTATGTCCTCTTAGGGTTGCATGCTTCTTATGATAAAGCTAAGGAGTTTGAAGCACAAAGTAGTGCCCAAAGGGGGGTGAACACTTTGGAAGATGGGGTGGTGGTGTCTTCTACGTAG
- the LOC137822417 gene encoding uncharacterized protein, which yields MEVMDMLHETGCIPKGCNASFIALVPKVRNPVHFDHYRPISLVGAMYKILSKVLAGRIKKVLPTIINDCQSAFLKDRGILDSVLMANEVVEDLRKGGRSGLCLKVDFEKAYDSVRWEILYDMLHKMGFHNMWIRWIRGCMESATVSVLVNGSPTEEFKPQRGLRQGDPLALFLFLVVVEGLTGLVRQTVRPTSYQMEVPFKYLGLEVGGNPRRKKFWEPVINKLKARLSVWKGRFLSMAGRICVIKSVLTAVPLYYLSLFRAPNSNQGQRVEEVGAWEGLVWRWTLSWRRDRFEWEKELETELVTHISSVCVNKEQSDVRVWGNDENGCFTVKSAYLCLASTDGGRQSEVFKYLWKARAFPNVLTTIWRALLDRLPTRECLSRRGVMLESTTCVLCHDKIESSQHLFMECDLALRANNKQSSVWKGIWEHRNSVVFKQSAVDAEEVFQKAQLKSWLWMKHKGGMVMCVIFVLGNLAERYLLVVPFVVATRLVMNSEDNLV from the exons ATGGAAGTGATGGATATGTTGCATGAAACAGGCTGCATACCTAAGGGGTGTAATGCGTCCTTCATCGCATTGGTGCCCAAAGTAAGGAACCCAGTTCATTTTGACCACTACAGACCCATTTCCCTAGTAGGAGCTATGTACAAAATACTATCCAAGGTGCTGGCTGGAAGGATCAAGAAGGTGCTCCCCACGATCATAAACGACTGCCAATCGGCTTTTTTGAAAGATAGAGGAATACTAGATAGTGTTCTTATGGCCAATGAAGTTGTCGAGGATCTTAGAAAGGGTGGTCGAAGTGGACTATGCCTGAAGGTAGATTTTGAAAAGGCCTACGACTCGGTTCGATGGGAGATTTTGTACGACATGCTACACAAGATGGGGTTCCACAATATGTGGATCAGATGGATTCGTGGGTGTATGGAATCTGCTACAGTGTCTGTTCTGGTCAATGGAAGTCCGACGGAAGAATTCAAACCACAAAGGGGCTTGAGGCAGGGAGATCCACTAGCCCTGTTTCTCTTTCTAGTAGTTGTAGAAGGACTAACTGGGCTAGTGAGGCAGACAGTAAGGCCAACCTCCTATCAG ATGGAAGTACCCTTTAAGTATCTGGGTCTTGAAGTGGGCGGCAACCCAAGGAGGAAGAAGTTTTGGGAGCCAGTTATTAATAAGCTGAAAGCCAGGCTCAGTGTGTGGAAAGGGAGGTTCTTATCCATGGCCGGGAGAATATGTGTTATAAAATCAGTACTCACTGCAGTACCTCTGTATTACCTATCCCTGTTCAGAGCACCGAACTCA AATCAGGGGCAAAGGGTGGAAGAGGTGGGTGCATGGGAAGGGTTAGTATGGCGATGGACCTTAAGTTGGAGGCGAGACAGATTTGAATGGGAAAAGGAGTTGGAAACAGAGCTAGTAACTCACATTTCTAGCGTATGTGTTAACAAGGAGCAGTCAGATGTACGGGTATGGGGAAACGATGAAAATGGGTGCTTCACAGTGAAATCAGCATATCTGTGCCTAGCTAGTACTGACGGAGGGCGTCAAAGTGAAGTGTTCAAGTATCTCTGGAAGGCAAGGGCCTTCCCCAATGTCCTAACTACAATATGGAGAGCCCTTTTGGATAGACTGCCAACTAGAGAGTGTTTGAGTAGGAGAGGGGTGATGCTAGAGTCTACCACGTGTGTACTGTGCCATGACAAGATCGAATCAAGTCAACATCTCTTTATGGAGTGTGATTTGGCGTTGCGG GCCAACAACAAACAAAGCTCCGTGTGGAAAGGTATTTGGGAGCACAGAAATTCGGTGGTGTTTAAGCAAAGTGCTGTAGACGCAGAAGAGGTGTTCCAAAAAGCCCAACTTAAATCCTGGTTATGGATGAAGCACAAG GGAGGAATGGTGATGTGTGTGATTTTTGTTCTTGGCAACCTGGCTGAACGTTATCTTTTGGTAGTGCCTTTTGTGGTTGCCACTAGGTTGGTTATGAACAGTGAGGACAATCTGGTGTAG
- the LOC137822416 gene encoding putative lipid-binding protein AIR1: MDLKGSVCVAVFLCLNLLSVSMVTSQTCLMNMVGLRACSGLLNLSLIVGSPSDCCDTLQGMGAHAGVCLCTALKANVHGIIPDLSELSLIYNTTLSTCEMPTSEFDQCP, encoded by the coding sequence ATGGATTTGAAGGGTAGTGTTTGTGTTGCTGTATTCCTCTGTCTCAATCTCCTCTCAGTCTCAATGGTCACCTCTCAAACATGTCTTATGAATATGGTTGGGTTGAGAGCATGTTCTGGTTTGTTGAATTTGAGTCTTATAGTGGGGTCACCCTCCGACTGCTGCGACACCCTTCAGGGGATGGGAGCTCATGCTGGTGTTTGCCTTTGCACTGCCCTAAAAGCTAACGTCCATGGCATCATCCCCGACCTTTCCGAATTATCTCTTATCTACAACACAACTCTCAGTACTTGTGAAATGCCCACCTCTGAATTTGATCAATGTCCGTAA
- the LOC137820932 gene encoding periodic tryptophan protein 2, translating to MNFRFHNLLGAPYRGGNAVISNNTLLLSPVGNRVAVTDLLKSETSTLPIQSSSNVARIAVSPDGTFLLAIDDRNRCLFINLRRRALLHRISFKDRVAAVEFSPDGALIAVATGKLVQIWRSPAFRREYFPFELVRTFAEFDSKVTTLDWSPDSKYLIVGSKDLTARILCLKKLNSGGKKKPFMLLGHRDSVVGSFFGVNSKTNRVCKAYTVTRDCYLFSWGFTSDGGGEAGVSDPPSPGTPERDVEGNLEVIESDGVKKRKKIDVQDGDEGYLSWGKWELLRKDGFMQGWAKVTACDYHRGLDMVVVGFSNGVFGLYQMPDFVCIHLLSISREKITTAVFNELGNWLTFGCAKLGQLLVWEWRSESYILKQQGHYFDVNCVAYSADSQLLATGADDNKVKVWTLSSGFCFVTFSEHTNAVTALHFMASNNCLLSASLDGTIRAWDLLRYRNFRTFTTPSSRQFVSLTADQSGEVICAGTSDSFEIFVWSMRTGRLLDVLSGHEAPVHGLVFSSTNAVLASSSYDKTVRLWDVFDGKGAVETFPHTHDILTVVYRPDGRQLACSTLDGQIHFWDPIDGLLMYTIEGSRDIAGGRLMTDRRSAAKSTSGKFFTTLCYSADGSYILAGGRSRYICMYDVADQVLLRRFQITHNLSLDGVLDILNSKNMTDAGPLDLIDDDNSDIEEGVEKQTRGKLGFNLPGSMPNRGRPIVQTKCLRIAPTGRSFVAATTEGVLVYSVDESFIFDPTDLDINVTPEAVEEALRENQPSKALILSLRLNEDSFIKKCIFAVSPADIPAVATSIPYKYIQRLVEALADLLENCPHLEFILRWCQELCKAHGNSIQQNSRNLLPSLKSLQKAITKIHQDLADTCSSNEYMLRYLCSSGTKK from the exons ATGAACTTCAGGTTCCATAATCTCTTGGGAGCACCCTACAGAGGGGGCAACGCGGTAATTTCAAACAACACCCTGCTGCTCTCCCCCGTCGGTAACCGCGTCGCCGTCACCGACCTTCTCAAGTCCGAAACCTCCACCCTCCCAATCCAGTCCTCCTCCAACGTCGCCCGCATCGCCGTCTCCCCCGACGGCACCTTCCTCCTCGCCATCGACGACCGCAACCGTTGCCTCTTCATCAACCTACGCCGCCGTGCCCTCCTCCATCGCATCTCCTTCAAGGACCGCGTCGCTGCCGTCGAGTTCAGCCCCGACGGCGCTCTTATCGCCGTTGCCACCGGCAAGCTTGTCCAGATCTGGCGTTCCCCGGCCTTCCGCCGCGAGTACTTCCCCTTCGAACTCGTGCGCACCTTCGCTGAGTTCGACTCAAAAGTAACCACCCTCGATTGGAGCCCCGACTCGAAGTACCTCATCGTTGGGTCCAAGGATTTAACCGCGAGAATCTTGTGCTTGAAGAAATTGAATAGCGGGGGTAAGAAAAAGCCTTTTATGCTCCTAGGACATAGGGATTCGGTTGTAGGTTCGTTCTTTGGTGTCAATTCGAAAACTAATAGGGTTTGTAAGGCTTATACGGTTACTAGGGATTGTTATTTGTTTAGCTGGGGTTTTACTTCTGATGGTGGTGGTGAGGCTGGGGTTTCGGACCCGCCCTCGCCAGGGACTCCGGAGAGGGACGTGGAAGGGAATTTGGAGGTTATTGAAAGTGATGGtgtgaagaagaggaagaaaattGATGTTCAGGATGGTGATGAGGGTTACCTGAGTTGGGGCAAGTGGGAGTTATTGAGGAAGGATGGGTTTATGCAGGGATGGGCGAAGGTGACGGCATGTGATTATCATAGGGGGCTAGACATGGTGGTTGTTGGATTTTCTAATGGTGTGTTTGGGTTGTATCAGATGCCAGATTTTGTGTGCATTCATTTGTTGTCTATTTCGAGGGAGAAGATTACCACTGCTGTGTTTAATGAACTTGGGAATTGGTTGACATTTGGCTGTGCCAAATTGGGGCAGCTGCTGGTGTGGGAGTGGCGGTCTGAGAGCTACATTTTGAAGCAGCAGGGTCATTACTTTGATGTGAACTGTGTTGCGTATTCGGCAGATTCGCAGCTTCTTGCCACTGGAGCAGATGATAATAAAGTGAAG GTGTGGACTCTTTCGTCGGGATTTTGCTTTGTTACATTTTCGGAGCACACTAATGCTGTTACGGCTTTACATTTTATGGCAAGTAACAATTGCCTTCTTAGTGCATCTCTTGATGGGACCATTCGTGCATGGGATTTATTACGCTACCGGAATTTTAGGACATTTACAACTCCTTCTTCAAGACAGTTTGTTTCCTTGACAGCTGATCAAAGTGGTGAAGTGATATGTGCTGGCACTTCAGATTCCTTTGAG ATTTTTGTTTGGTCAATGAGAACTGGCCGCTTGTTGGATGTGCTCAGTGGTCATGAAGCTCCTGTTCATGGGCTGGTCTTTTCTTCTACAAAT GCTGTCTTGGCTTCATCATCATATGATAAAACTGTTCGGTTGTGGGATGTCTTTGATGGAAAAGGAGCAGTTGAAACATTTCCTCACACACATGATATTCTTACAGTTGTTTATCGTCCAGATGGAAGGCAGTTAGCATGCAGCACATTAGATGGGCAAATTCATTTTTGGGACCCAATAGATGGTTTGTTGATGTACACCATAGAAGGTTCTAGAGATATTGCTGGTGGGCGTCTTATGACTGACCGTAGGTCAGCTGCTAAGTCAACTTCTGGGAAGTTCTTTACAACCTTGTGTTATTCAGCTGATGGAAGCTACATATTAGCTGGGGGACGTAGCAGATACATCTGCATGTATGATGTTGCAGATCAG GTTTTACTTCGACGTTTCCAGATAACCCACAATCTCTCGTTAGATGGAGTGCTTGACATTTTAAACTCAAAAAATATGACAGATGCTGGCCCTCTAGATTTGATTGATGATGACAACAGTGACATTGAAGAAGGCGTTGAGAAACAAACACGAGGGAAACTAGGATTTAACTTACCAGGATCTATGCCTAACCGTGGAAGGCCTATTGTTCAGACAAAGTGCCTGAGAATTGCACCTACAGGGCGTAGTTTTGTTGCAGCAACAACTGAGGGAGTTTTGGTTTATTCTGTTGATGAATCTTTCATATTTGATCCCACTGACCTCGACATAAATGTTACACCAGAg gctgttgaagaagctcttcGTGAAAATCAACCAAGTAAAGCCTTGATCCTTAGCCTTCGCTTGAATGAGGATTCtttcattaaaaaatgtatatttgcGGTTAGTCCGGCAGATATTCCAGCTGTTGCGACATCAATCCCTTACAAATATATCCAACGATTAGTGGAGGCACTTGCAGATCTTTTGGAAAACTGCCCACATTTGGAATTTATACTTAGATGGTGTCAG GAACTCTGCAAGGCCCATGGGAATTCTATTCAGCAGAACTCTCGCAATCTGTTACCATCATTAAAATCTTTGCAGAAAGCAATCACTAAAATTCATCAGGATCTAGCAGATACATGTTCCTCCAACGAATATATGCTAAGATATTTATGTTCTTCTGGTACCAAGAAATGA